Below is a window of Geomonas oryzisoli DNA.
GGGCAGTACGGAGTCAACTACATCCCCTCCTCCACCACCCTTCCCGAGCTGCGCGGCTCGCTCAAGGGACCGATGGTTTTAGCGCGACTCCTGGCGATGTCCGAGATTCCGGGCATCCTGATCGTCGACACCCGTCCGGACCTCGACGTGATGACCCAGAACGCGCTCTACGCCGCGGACCGGGTGCTGGTCCCGATCAAGGACATGGCCAGCATGGACAACTGCCGCAACATCTTCGAGCTGTTCGACAAACGGGGACTGGACAGAAAAAGCCTGTCGCTCATCCCCTGCCTCATCGACGAGAGGATCAAGTTCGAAGGGATGTTCAAGGACCAGAAGACGCTCCTGAAGGCTTTCGCCATCAACCGCGGCTTCCGCTGCTCCGACATATTCATCTCCAAGAGCCCCAAGGTCGAGAGTCTCAACACCAACCCCGAAGGGAAGATCTACCCGATCCTCACCCACGGGCGCGGCACCGACGTCTACGGCCAGTTCGCGGCGCTGGGGCAGACCTGCCTCAACGAGTTCTACGAGACCGAAGAGCCGCGCGCCATGCTCTATGACAAGTGGCAGCACGAGGAGAACAAGAGAAAGAAAGAGGAATACTTCGGCAGGCTGTCCGGGCTGAAGAGCCAGTGCCTGGTGTGCGGGAAAGAGCTGAGCCAGGAATCGCAGGTTTCCTACTACTGCGAGAGCTCCGACGGCGCCGCCAGCGGCTACATGGAAGCCGATTGCTTCACCGGGTTCCTGGTTTCGACCATCTTCAAGATCGAGCGCCAGTTGCCGCCGGACGATCCGACCAGGCAGATGATCCACCAGACCGCGCTGGAATCGGTGTTCGTGCTGAACCCGGGCATCGGCGACGAGGCGGGGAGCATCGACTTCCACCGTTTTGACCTGAGCGGGAGCGAATTGCTGAAGAAGAAGTACCCGCTGGCCCGCGCCCCCGAGCGTGACGGCTTCTCCGGGATCATGACCGAGACCCTGGCCGGCTACGAAGGCGAATTGCGCGACGCCTTCTTGATGGTTCACCCCGTGAATGGCGACAACCCCGCGTCGATCCTGGTGGACGACAAGTACCGCGAAGTGTCGAAGCTCAAGAAAAGGATCGCGGCACAGCTTTAGAGAGGCAGAAACGGTTCAACGTTCAACGTTCGACAGAGGTCTTCCAGGTCTGCAGCTTTCTCGCTACGGCGCGTCCATAGAGAGGCAGAAACGGTTCAAGGTTCAACGTTCAACGTTCGACAGAGGTCTTCCAGCTCTTCAGCTTTCTCGCTACGGCGCGTTCAGTGGCCGTAGCAAGAGGATGACCGAAGCCAAAGCACTAACTCGAACATTGAACGTTGAACGTTGAACGGCTTCTAGTTGGTCAGTTCCGACGCATGCACAAAGGTGATGCCGCTTTTGGCCAGTTCGGGCATATAGAGCTTCAGGGCTCGCATGGTTGCAGGGTGCGGATGACAGATTGC
It encodes the following:
- a CDS encoding ParA family protein; the protein is MRAMKNYPYVITVSSEKGGVGKTTLATNLAIFLKGLDENLPVSIFSFDNHFTIDKMFSIKGQKLNGTVADLLLETRGRDLLHTGQYGVNYIPSSTTLPELRGSLKGPMVLARLLAMSEIPGILIVDTRPDLDVMTQNALYAADRVLVPIKDMASMDNCRNIFELFDKRGLDRKSLSLIPCLIDERIKFEGMFKDQKTLLKAFAINRGFRCSDIFISKSPKVESLNTNPEGKIYPILTHGRGTDVYGQFAALGQTCLNEFYETEEPRAMLYDKWQHEENKRKKEEYFGRLSGLKSQCLVCGKELSQESQVSYYCESSDGAASGYMEADCFTGFLVSTIFKIERQLPPDDPTRQMIHQTALESVFVLNPGIGDEAGSIDFHRFDLSGSELLKKKYPLARAPERDGFSGIMTETLAGYEGELRDAFLMVHPVNGDNPASILVDDKYREVSKLKKRIAAQL